A genomic stretch from Nitrospinaceae bacterium includes:
- the pheA gene encoding prephenate dehydratase: MAERLRVSFLGPEATFTHEAAIRHFGDEVEFIPSATIAAIFDDTEAGRSDMGVVPVENALEGTVNITLDRLIDSPLIITGGVSLPIDIHLLTNAGGLGNIKRVLSHPHAVAQCRRWLQANLPGVAIEEVASTSLAAQEAGNNPELAALGSALAAKKYGLEIAASKLDTESINVTRFFVLGKEPAPRAARSGTSLLFVLKNEPGALHKALAPIAERGLNMTKIESRPSRRKAWDYIFFMDLEGHAEDEGLAEAILELRESVTFFRLLGSYPVAG, translated from the coding sequence ATGGCAGAACGATTGCGGGTGAGTTTTCTTGGTCCTGAGGCGACTTTCACCCATGAGGCGGCGATTCGCCATTTTGGCGATGAGGTCGAGTTTATCCCCTCGGCGACAATTGCCGCGATTTTTGACGACACAGAGGCGGGCCGCTCTGACATGGGCGTTGTTCCCGTGGAAAATGCCCTCGAGGGTACGGTGAACATCACGCTGGACCGTCTTATCGATTCCCCGCTTATTATCACGGGGGGCGTTTCGCTTCCCATCGACATTCATTTGTTGACCAATGCCGGAGGGCTGGGAAACATCAAAAGGGTGCTCAGTCATCCACATGCCGTGGCCCAGTGCCGGCGCTGGCTTCAGGCGAATCTTCCGGGCGTTGCCATCGAGGAGGTGGCCAGTACCTCGCTGGCGGCCCAGGAGGCGGGAAATAATCCAGAGCTTGCGGCTTTGGGAAGCGCCCTGGCGGCGAAGAAATATGGCCTAGAAATTGCCGCCTCAAAGCTCGATACGGAGAGCATCAACGTGACACGGTTTTTCGTGCTTGGAAAAGAGCCTGCCCCGCGCGCTGCCAGATCGGGAACAAGCCTGCTTTTTGTCCTGAAAAACGAACCGGGCGCACTCCATAAAGCGCTGGCCCCGATCGCCGAGCGTGGTCTCAATATGACGAAAATTGAATCGCGCCCCTCGCGCCGAAAGGCTTGGGACTATATCTTTTTCATGGATCTCGAAGGCCATGCCGAGGATGAGGGTTTGGCCGAAGCCATTTTAGAGTTGAGGGAGAGTGTTACGTTCTTTAGGCTTCTTGGCTCCTATCCTGTGGCGGGTTGA
- a CDS encoding alpha/beta fold hydrolase — MYEEITYFSEGLKIAAYLYPPKGWEKGDPPGPAIISLHGYSGMKDVYGLDVPRRLSEEGYFVLAPDHRGFGVSEGERGRQRPLEQAQDTYDAISYLETLEDVDSERIGIYGTSFGGANAVWVAAFDERVKVVVTSVGVFEGERWMSSVRRPHEWVAFKERVREAARKRVVSGEKSEVPLTEIMLSDPHTRSVIQAHHSKDHRFVSDYDLESAEACWRYKPEWVAGRISPRPVMIIYSENDMLVPVDQQLACFEALGEPKKLVKLPGAQHYESYHFVRPDLHEIGMSEAVDWFKKYL; from the coding sequence ATGTATGAGGAGATAACTTATTTCAGCGAAGGTCTGAAAATCGCGGCCTACCTGTACCCGCCAAAGGGTTGGGAAAAAGGCGATCCGCCGGGGCCCGCCATCATCTCTCTTCATGGCTATAGCGGAATGAAGGATGTCTACGGGCTCGACGTGCCGAGGCGACTTTCAGAGGAAGGATATTTCGTTCTGGCGCCAGACCACCGGGGTTTCGGGGTCAGCGAGGGAGAGCGGGGCCGCCAGCGCCCGCTTGAGCAGGCACAAGACACCTATGATGCCATTAGCTACTTGGAGACACTTGAGGACGTTGACTCTGAGCGCATCGGTATTTACGGCACAAGTTTTGGCGGTGCAAATGCCGTCTGGGTGGCGGCGTTCGATGAGCGGGTCAAGGTCGTGGTGACTTCGGTCGGGGTCTTCGAGGGCGAGCGGTGGATGAGTTCGGTTCGCCGGCCGCACGAATGGGTGGCGTTCAAGGAGCGGGTGCGCGAGGCGGCGCGCAAGCGTGTTGTATCTGGCGAGAAAAGCGAGGTCCCCTTAACTGAAATTATGCTCAGCGACCCGCATACCAGGAGCGTAATCCAGGCGCACCATAGCAAAGACCATCGCTTTGTAAGCGACTATGATTTAGAGAGTGCCGAGGCTTGCTGGCGCTATAAACCTGAATGGGTGGCAGGTCGCATTTCGCCCAGGCCGGTGATGATCATTTACTCAGAAAACGACATGCTGGTTCCAGTGGATCAGCAGTTGGCCTGCTTTGAGGCATTGGGCGAGCCCAAGAAACTTGTGAAGCTGCCCGGCGCGCAACACTATGAGTCTTATCATTTCGTAAGGCCCGATCTTCATGAAATTGGGATGAGTGAGGCGGTGGACTGGTTCAAGAAATACCTCTAG